CCGATGCAGAGCAACGCGCCAAGGTGCGCTGGCTGGAAAAATACGCCGACTACGAGCTGGCGCCACTGTGCACCTTCACCGTGTTCCGCAACCGCGTGCTGAAAGCCACCATGGGTCAGCCCTGCGACGAGGAAAAGGTGCAGCAGACGCTCAGGGACAAACTGCCCAACCACTTCGACTACTTCGAGACCACGCTGGGTGATGCGCCCTATTTCCTCGGTGAGCAGCTTTCCATGGCCGACCTGGCGCTGGCCAGCCAGCTGATCAACATGGAGCATGGCGGGGAAACCCTGGATGCCAGCCGCTGGCCGAACCTGATGGCGCACTACGAGCGCATCAAGAACCGTGCATCCACACAGCAACTGCTACCGCGTGAACTGCGTACGCTGGAGAAGATCGGCGCCAAGCGCTGAGCCCGCCTCGTAGGGTGCGCGGTGCGCACCAATTCCGACATAAGCTTGCGTGACACATCAAGCCGGCGGTGCGCGTGGCGCACCCTACCGGATCGAGCTCAAACCGCCGTATCGCCTCCGACAGAGCGGCACCATGGGCGTAT
The genomic region above belongs to Pseudomonas sediminis and contains:
- a CDS encoding glutathione S-transferase family protein — encoded protein: MSLTVYGAPLSPFVRKLCLCLIEKGLDYELEVVMPFGQPDWFRELNPLGRIPAFRDGDLKLADSSVICQYLEERYPEHTPLYGADAEQRAKVRWLEKYADYELAPLCTFTVFRNRVLKATMGQPCDEEKVQQTLRDKLPNHFDYFETTLGDAPYFLGEQLSMADLALASQLINMEHGGETLDASRWPNLMAHYERIKNRASTQQLLPRELRTLEKIGAKR